The following are from one region of the Flavobacteriaceae bacterium UJ101 genome:
- a CDS encoding 50S ribosomal protein L9 (Binds to the 23S rRNA; Belongs to the ribosomal protein L9P family.) produces MEIILHKDVENLGFKDDIVTVKNGYGLNFLIPGGYGEIATPSAIKNLEETLKQRAKKEEKLITDAKTLATTLESIDLKIKAKVGAANKLFGSINSASIAEALSKEGQEIDRKFIKLPGNSIKKAGKHTAKIRLHREVLVDFDFEIIGEKEA; encoded by the coding sequence ATGGAAATTATATTACATAAAGACGTAGAAAATTTAGGATTTAAAGATGATATCGTAACAGTAAAGAATGGTTATGGTCTTAACTTTTTAATCCCTGGTGGTTATGGAGAAATTGCCACTCCTTCTGCAATAAAAAACTTAGAAGAAACGTTAAAACAACGTGCTAAAAAAGAAGAAAAATTAATTACTGATGCTAAAACATTAGCTACTACTTTAGAAAGTATTGATTTAAAAATCAAAGCAAAAGTAGGTGCTGCTAATAAATTATTTGGTTCAATTAATTCTGCTTCAATTGCAGAAGCTTTATCTAAAGAAGGACAAGAAATTGATCGTAAATTTATTAAATTACCAGGTAATAGCATTAAAAAGGCAGGAAAGCATACTGCTAAAATTCGCTTACACCGTGAAGTATTAGTTGATTTCGACTTCGAAATTATTGGAGAAAAAGAAGCTTAA
- a CDS encoding protein GrpE (Participates actively in the response to hyperosmotic and heat shock by preventing the aggregation of stress-denatured proteins, in association with DnaK and GrpE. It is the nucleotide exchange factor for DnaK and may function as a thermosensor. Unfolded proteins bind initially to Dna; upon interaction with the DnaJ-bound protein, DnaK hydrolyzes its bound ATP, resulting in the formation of a stable complex. GrpE releases ADP from Dna; ATP binding to DnaK triggers the release of the substrate protein, thus completing the reaction cycle. Several rounds of ATP- dependent interactions between DnaJ, DnaK and GrpE are required for fully efficient folding; Belongs to the GrpE family.) yields MSDKEKEIIEDQDIQNQTEETSTGEVVEVNELEELKTQLGEEKNKFLRLFAEFENYKKRTQKERVDLFKTANQEVLQALLPVCDDFERALENIQKIENIDQGVVEGVELIQNKLNSTLESKGLAKIEVGAGSDFDTDFHEAITQIPAPSEDLKGKIIDVVETGYTLNEKVIRFAKVVVGN; encoded by the coding sequence ATGAGTGATAAAGAAAAAGAAATTATAGAAGATCAAGATATACAAAATCAAACAGAGGAAACATCAACAGGAGAAGTAGTTGAAGTAAACGAATTGGAAGAGTTAAAAACACAATTAGGAGAGGAAAAAAATAAATTTTTACGTCTTTTTGCAGAATTTGAAAATTATAAAAAACGTACACAAAAAGAACGTGTAGATTTATTTAAAACAGCCAACCAAGAAGTGTTACAGGCTCTTTTACCTGTTTGTGATGATTTTGAAAGAGCACTAGAAAACATACAAAAGATTGAAAATATAGATCAGGGTGTGGTTGAAGGAGTAGAATTAATTCAAAATAAATTAAATTCTACATTAGAAAGTAAAGGACTTGCTAAAATTGAAGTTGGAGCTGGATCAGATTTTGATACTGATTTTCACGAAGCAATAACACAAATACCTGCTCCAAGTGAAGATTTGAAAGGTAAAATTATAGATGTGGTAGAGACCGGTTATACTTTGAACGAGAAGGTAATCCGTTTTGCAAAAGTAGTAGTAGGAAACTAA
- the nagZ gene encoding beta-N-acetylhexosaminidase (Plays a role in peptidoglycan recycling by cleaving the terminal beta-1,4-linked N-acetylglucosamine (GlcNAc) from peptide-linked peptidoglycan fragments, giving rise to free GlcNAc, anhydro-N-acetylmuramic acid and anhydro-N-acetylmuramic acid-linked peptides. Cleaves muropeptides, but not peptidoglycan; Belongs to the glycosyl hydrolase 3 family.; KEGG: chu:CHU_0470 beta-N-acetylhexosaminidase) → MKKIVLVGCVMISSVILAQKQDSLEIKIGQMLMMGIGNKTAISENSAIAKAIQDGKIGGILLFEKNISKTNSKETLQKLTKDLQSYSSTPLLISIDQEGGLVNRMKTKYGFPESVTAKYLGDQDDLTLTKKYADSTAKTLNEVGINVNYAPVVDVDNPLCPVIGKHGRAYSSDTDKIVKHASQVVESHRNHDVRTALKHFPGHGNSRTDSHKGIADVTNYWKESEVEPYTKMMKNGEVDAIMVGHIVNKKLDPSGLPASLSKKIITNYLRNDLGYDGLVFTDDLQMHAITKYYGFEEGVKKAVLAGNDILMFSNHIPMKGRSNVVAEDVVKIIEKMVKDGELSEEQINNSYKRIQEYKKGLK, encoded by the coding sequence ATGAAAAAAATAGTTTTAGTGGGCTGTGTTATGATTTCAAGTGTCATATTGGCTCAGAAGCAAGATAGCTTAGAAATCAAAATAGGACAGATGTTAATGATGGGAATAGGAAATAAAACTGCAATTTCTGAAAATTCTGCTATTGCAAAAGCAATTCAGGATGGAAAAATTGGAGGAATTCTATTGTTTGAAAAAAATATTTCAAAAACCAATTCAAAAGAAACATTACAAAAACTTACCAAAGATCTTCAGAGTTATTCGAGTACACCTTTATTAATAAGTATTGACCAAGAAGGAGGATTGGTAAATCGTATGAAAACAAAATATGGTTTTCCTGAATCGGTTACAGCTAAATATTTAGGAGATCAGGATGATTTAACTTTAACTAAAAAATATGCCGATTCTACAGCAAAAACATTAAACGAAGTAGGAATTAATGTGAATTATGCACCCGTTGTAGATGTAGATAATCCTTTATGTCCTGTTATTGGGAAACATGGTAGAGCTTATTCTTCTGACACAGATAAAATTGTGAAACATGCTTCTCAGGTTGTGGAAAGTCATCGAAATCATGATGTAAGGACTGCATTGAAACATTTTCCTGGTCATGGAAATTCAAGAACAGACTCACATAAAGGAATTGCTGATGTGACAAATTATTGGAAGGAATCAGAAGTAGAACCGTATACAAAAATGATGAAAAATGGTGAGGTTGATGCGATTATGGTAGGACATATAGTAAATAAAAAACTTGATCCTTCAGGATTGCCTGCTTCATTATCGAAAAAAATAATTACAAATTATTTGAGAAATGATTTAGGATACGATGGTTTGGTTTTTACAGATGATCTACAAATGCATGCCATTACTAAGTATTATGGTTTTGAAGAAGGCGTAAAGAAAGCTGTTTTGGCTGGAAATGATATTTTAATGTTCTCCAATCATATCCCCATGAAAGGTCGAAGTAATGTTGTAGCTGAAGATGTGGTGAAAATCATAGAAAAAATGGTTAAAGATGGTGAACTTTCTGAAGAACAAATTAATAATTCATATAAACGAATTCAAGAATACAAGAAGGGATTGAAATAA
- the ghrA gene encoding glyoxylate reductase (NADP(+)) (Catalyzes the NADPH-dependent reduction of glyoxylate and hydroxypyruvate into glycolate and glycerate, respectively; Belongs to the D-isomer specific 2-hydroxyacid dehydrogenase family. GhrA subfamily.; KEGG: bbd:Belba_3029 glyoxylate/hydroxypyruvate reductase A): MAIVLISQHPNSSKWIHLLKSFNKNLDLRIYPFDSDREEVDYALTWKPPLGALKNYPNLKAIASLRAGVDDLLKDPDLPKIPITRIIDPKVAQSMGYYLLGTIMNYFCHLTSYKERQEQKVWEQRPNIIADNLTVGIMGLGAIGKEVALKLNSIGLNVIGWAKSKKEISNINCFQGEKEFYSFLNQSNILICLLPLTKETKGILNKKTFQQLPKGAHIINVARGEHLEEDHLIEMLNNNHLSGATLDVFKQEPLDPSHPFWEHDKITITPHVSSLSNPNIVIPQVLKNYELLKQNKPLNNIISLEKGY, translated from the coding sequence ATGGCAATCGTTTTAATTAGTCAACACCCTAATTCGAGTAAATGGATTCATCTTTTAAAGTCTTTTAATAAGAATTTAGATTTACGTATCTATCCTTTTGATTCTGATCGAGAAGAAGTGGATTATGCCTTAACATGGAAACCTCCTTTGGGCGCTTTAAAAAACTACCCTAACTTAAAAGCCATTGCATCTTTAAGGGCTGGTGTTGACGATTTATTAAAAGATCCTGATTTACCTAAAATTCCTATCACAAGAATTATTGATCCAAAGGTTGCTCAATCTATGGGTTATTATCTTCTAGGAACTATTATGAATTATTTTTGCCATTTAACTTCTTATAAAGAAAGACAAGAGCAAAAAGTTTGGGAACAACGTCCTAATATCATAGCCGATAATTTAACTGTTGGAATAATGGGATTAGGTGCTATTGGAAAAGAAGTTGCTTTAAAATTAAATAGTATAGGACTTAATGTTATAGGATGGGCTAAATCGAAAAAAGAGATTTCTAACATTAATTGCTTTCAAGGAGAGAAAGAATTTTATTCTTTTTTAAATCAATCTAATATTCTAATATGTTTGCTTCCTTTGACTAAAGAAACAAAAGGTATTTTAAATAAAAAGACGTTTCAACAACTTCCAAAAGGAGCTCACATTATTAATGTTGCTCGAGGAGAACATTTAGAAGAAGACCATTTAATTGAAATGTTGAATAACAATCATCTATCGGGGGCTACACTTGATGTTTTCAAACAAGAACCATTAGATCCTTCACATCCTTTTTGGGAGCATGATAAAATAACGATTACCCCTCATGTTTCCAGTTTATCTAACCCTAATATTGTTATTCCACAAGTTCTTAAAAATTATGAATTACTCAAACAAAATAAACCTTTAAACAATATCATTTCTCTGGAGAAAGGATATTAA
- a CDS encoding HTH-type transcriptional regulator LrpB (Negative regulation of glyA transcription and kinB- dependent sporulation; Contains 1 HTH asnC-type DNA-binding domain.), producing MKLDSINWAILEIIQENARLSYAEIGRKVGLTAPAVSDRIQKMEDAEIITGYRTIVNYKEVGFYLEAIITLKTFRGKLNGFLEKVKTIEEVKSCKRITGYENVVMKVIFKDHQHMEEIIDVFNNYGEVKTYIVLSDTIVDRSVKKIF from the coding sequence ATGAAATTAGATTCAATTAATTGGGCTATTTTAGAGATTATTCAAGAAAATGCACGTCTTTCATATGCTGAAATTGGGAGAAAAGTGGGGTTAACTGCTCCTGCTGTTTCAGATCGTATTCAAAAAATGGAAGATGCTGAAATTATTACAGGGTATAGAACTATTGTTAATTATAAAGAAGTAGGTTTTTATTTAGAAGCTATCATTACATTAAAGACTTTTAGAGGGAAATTGAATGGCTTTTTAGAAAAAGTGAAAACAATAGAGGAAGTTAAAAGTTGTAAGCGAATTACAGGTTATGAAAATGTTGTGATGAAAGTGATTTTTAAAGATCATCAACATATGGAAGAGATTATTGATGTATTTAATAATTACGGAGAAGTAAAAACGTATATTGTTCTTTCAGATACTATTGTTGATAGAAGTGTAAAAAAAATATTTTAA
- a CDS encoding 30S ribosomal protein S18 (Binds as a heterodimer with protein S6 to the central domain of the 16S rRNA, where it helps stabilize the platform of the 30S subunit; Belongs to the ribosomal protein S18P family.): MALDNLSKGNESKVRYLTPLSIENKNEKKYCRFKRFGIKYIDYKDADFLLRFVNEQGKILPRRLTGNSLKYQKKVSQAIKRSRHLALMPYVGDLLK, from the coding sequence ATGGCTTTAGATAATTTATCAAAAGGAAATGAAAGTAAAGTTCGTTATTTAACTCCACTTTCAATTGAAAATAAAAACGAAAAAAAATATTGTCGATTTAAAAGATTTGGAATCAAATACATCGATTATAAAGATGCAGATTTCTTATTACGATTTGTTAACGAACAAGGTAAAATTTTACCACGTCGTTTAACTGGAAACTCTTTGAAATACCAAAAGAAAGTATCTCAAGCAATTAAAAGATCACGTCATTTAGCTTTAATGCCATATGTAGGTGATTTATTAAAGTAA
- the mhpC gene encoding 2-hydroxy-6-oxonona-2,4-dienedioate hydrolase (Belongs to the DmpD/TodF/XylF esterase family.; KEGG: req:REQ_43380 2-hydroxy-6-oxonona-2,4-dienedioate hydrolase) has translation MSIRKIMGYLLSIVFIILLGGIIYILSQNFRKSNNEIANIFRSKNLHFEIINNDTLRYIKTGNSNSEKAILFIHGAPGGLDTFNPYLTDEQLNANYTLFSIDRLGYGYSHFGNAALSIPEQAQPIINIINQYPEKKWIIVGHSYGGAIAAYLAYENPSMTEKLILIGAAADPEKENFVNWAKVGNLFLIKPILSNAWKVATEEKLSHSKQLTDINNIWPIIKVPTIVLHGTDDRIVPYENALFIENKMNPKYLELVSLKNLGHLFLFSKTDILLNYL, from the coding sequence ATGAGTATTAGAAAAATTATGGGATATCTATTATCAATAGTATTTATAATATTGTTAGGTGGTATAATTTACATCTTATCTCAAAATTTCAGGAAATCAAATAACGAAATTGCTAACATATTTCGTTCTAAAAATTTACATTTTGAAATAATCAATAATGATACGCTTCGCTATATAAAAACAGGTAATTCTAATAGTGAAAAAGCTATTCTATTTATACATGGTGCTCCAGGAGGTTTAGACACTTTCAATCCTTATCTAACAGATGAACAACTCAATGCAAACTATACATTATTTTCAATTGACCGTTTAGGTTATGGTTATTCACATTTTGGTAATGCTGCACTATCTATACCTGAACAAGCTCAACCTATCATCAATATTATAAATCAATATCCAGAAAAAAAATGGATCATTGTAGGTCATTCATACGGAGGAGCCATTGCCGCATATCTTGCCTATGAAAATCCTAGTATGACTGAAAAATTAATATTAATTGGAGCTGCAGCTGATCCTGAAAAAGAAAACTTTGTCAATTGGGCAAAAGTTGGAAATTTATTTTTAATAAAACCAATATTATCAAATGCCTGGAAAGTAGCTACCGAAGAAAAACTATCCCATTCAAAACAACTAACAGATATAAATAATATTTGGCCAATTATCAAAGTGCCTACCATAGTTTTACATGGTACAGATGATCGTATTGTTCCTTACGAAAACGCCTTATTCATTGAAAATAAAATGAATCCAAAATATTTAGAATTAGTATCTCTAAAAAACCTCGGACATCTTTTTTTATTTTCTAAAACTGATATTCTTTTAAACTATCTTTAA
- a CDS encoding 30S ribosomal protein S6 (Binds together with S18 to 16S ribosomal RNA; Belongs to the ribosomal protein S6P family.) produces MANQYETVFILTPVLSEAQVKEAVTKFEDFLKENGAEILHKENWGLKKLAYSIQNKKNGFYHLIEFKGEGDIVDKLELTYRRDERVMRYLTVKMDKHHVDFAVRRREKMSSK; encoded by the coding sequence ATGGCAAATCAGTACGAAACTGTTTTCATTTTAACTCCCGTTTTATCTGAGGCACAGGTAAAGGAAGCAGTTACAAAGTTTGAAGATTTCTTGAAAGAAAATGGAGCAGAAATTCTTCACAAAGAGAATTGGGGTCTAAAAAAACTAGCCTACTCAATTCAAAACAAAAAAAATGGGTTCTACCACCTAATCGAATTCAAAGGAGAAGGTGATATCGTAGATAAACTAGAATTAACTTATAGACGTGATGAGCGCGTTATGCGTTATTTAACTGTAAAAATGGACAAACACCATGTAGATTTTGCAGTACGTCGAAGAGAAAAAATGTCAAGTAAATAA
- a CDS encoding chaperone protein DnaJ (Participates actively in the response to hyperosmotic and heat shock by preventing the aggregation of stress-denatured proteins and by disaggregating proteins, also in an autonomous, DnaK-independent fashion. Unfolded proteins bind initially to Dna; upon interaction with the DnaJ-bound protein, DnaK hydrolyzes its bound ATP, resulting in the formation of a stable complex. GrpE releases ADP from Dna; ATP binding to DnaK triggers the release of the substrate protein, thus completing the reaction cycle. Several rounds of ATP-dependent interactions between DnaJ, DnaK and GrpE are required for fully efficient folding. Also involved, together with DnaK and GrpE, in the DNA replication of plasmids through activation of initiation proteins; Belongs to the DnaJ family; Contains 1 CR-type zinc finger; Contains 1 J domain.) encodes MAKKDYYEVLGVDKGASAAEIKKAYRKLAIKYHPDKNPDDKEAEEKFKEAAEAYEVLSDDNKRARYDQFGHAGMGGAAGGGFGGGGMNMEDIFSQFGDIFGGAFGGSFGGGGGRRQVKGQNLRIKVKLTLEEIANGVEKKVKVTRFKVAEGTTYKTCSTCNGQGQQMRVQNTILGRMQTAVTCQTCGGTGQVADHIPPGANNQGLKKEEDTVSIKIPGGVSDGIQLKVSGKGNEAPMGGIPGDLLVLIEEIPHESLKRDGNNLHYDLYISFAEAALGISKEIPTVDGKAKIKIDSGTQSGKILRLAKKGLPSLDRYGNGDLLVHVNVWTPQELTKDQKKFFESMMEDSNFEPQPDEEKSFFDRVREMF; translated from the coding sequence ATGGCAAAGAAAGATTATTACGAAGTTTTAGGGGTAGATAAAGGTGCTTCTGCAGCAGAAATAAAAAAAGCATACAGAAAATTAGCTATTAAATACCATCCTGATAAAAATCCAGATGATAAAGAAGCTGAAGAAAAATTTAAAGAAGCAGCTGAAGCTTATGAAGTTTTAAGTGATGACAATAAACGTGCTCGTTATGATCAATTTGGTCATGCTGGAATGGGTGGTGCTGCCGGAGGAGGCTTCGGAGGTGGAGGTATGAACATGGAAGACATATTTTCACAATTTGGAGATATCTTTGGAGGTGCTTTTGGAGGTAGTTTTGGTGGAGGTGGAGGCCGTCGCCAAGTGAAGGGTCAAAATTTGCGAATCAAAGTAAAGCTGACTTTAGAAGAAATTGCCAATGGTGTCGAAAAGAAAGTAAAAGTTACCCGTTTTAAAGTAGCAGAAGGAACGACTTATAAAACATGTTCTACTTGTAACGGTCAAGGACAACAAATGCGTGTTCAAAATACGATTTTAGGACGTATGCAAACGGCTGTAACGTGTCAAACATGTGGGGGAACAGGACAAGTGGCAGATCATATCCCTCCAGGAGCTAATAATCAAGGACTTAAAAAAGAAGAAGATACAGTTTCAATTAAAATACCAGGAGGTGTTTCAGATGGAATTCAACTAAAAGTTTCTGGAAAAGGGAATGAAGCTCCTATGGGAGGAATTCCAGGAGATTTGTTAGTTTTAATTGAAGAAATCCCACATGAATCATTAAAAAGAGATGGAAATAATTTACATTATGATTTATATATTTCTTTTGCAGAGGCTGCTTTAGGTATTAGTAAAGAGATTCCAACTGTAGATGGGAAAGCTAAAATTAAAATTGATTCAGGAACACAATCTGGAAAGATATTACGTTTAGCAAAAAAAGGATTGCCTAGTTTAGATCGATACGGAAATGGTGATTTATTAGTTCATGTGAATGTTTGGACGCCGCAGGAATTAACCAAAGATCAGAAAAAATTCTTTGAAAGCATGATGGAAGATTCTAATTTTGAACCTCAACCTGATGAGGAGAAATCGTTCTTTGATCGTGTAAGAGAAATGTTTTAA
- the ntdC gene encoding glucose-6-phosphate 3-dehydrogenase (Involved in the biosynthesis of kanosamine (3-amino-3- deoxy-D-glucose), which is known to have antibiotic and antifungal properties, and to be a precursor of the antibiotic neotrehalosadiamine (3,3'-diamino-3,3'-dideoxy-alpha,beta- trehalose (NTD)). Catalyzes the oxidation of glucose 6-phosphate to 3-oxo-D-glucose 6-phosphate. It can only use NAD; Belongs to the Gfo/Idh/MocA family.; KEGG: bsu:BSU10530 glucose-6-phosphate 3-dehydrogenase): MLKIGVLGAGHLGKIHLKLANQSSKYTLVGFYDADPDNVKKVVEEFGYQSFDSIDELIEAVDVIDIVTPTLSHFDCAKKAIMKGKHVFIEKPITTTVEEAEELIRLSKEYNVKGQVGHVERFNPAFVGVKDKFDSPMFIETHRLAEFNPRGTDVPVVLDLMIHDIDAILSVVKSKVKEVYASGVSVISKSPDIANARIEFENGCVANLTSSRISLKNMRKSRFFQKDAYISVDYLEKKVEVVKMKDAPENPGDFAFILQNADGEKKQIYFDNPEIGTNNAILDELETFADAIENDTMPIVTLEDGTEALRVAKQVIDCF, from the coding sequence ATGTTAAAAATAGGCGTTTTAGGTGCAGGGCACTTAGGTAAAATACATTTAAAATTAGCAAATCAATCTTCAAAATATACACTAGTTGGATTTTATGATGCTGATCCTGATAATGTAAAAAAAGTAGTAGAAGAATTTGGTTATCAGTCTTTTGATTCTATTGATGAATTAATTGAGGCTGTTGATGTAATTGATATTGTAACGCCTACTTTGTCACATTTTGATTGTGCAAAGAAGGCTATCATGAAAGGAAAACATGTTTTTATTGAAAAACCGATTACAACAACTGTCGAAGAAGCTGAAGAATTAATTCGTTTATCCAAAGAATACAATGTGAAAGGACAGGTAGGTCATGTGGAACGTTTTAATCCTGCTTTTGTAGGAGTAAAAGATAAATTTGATTCCCCAATGTTTATTGAGACCCATCGTTTGGCTGAATTTAATCCAAGAGGAACGGATGTTCCTGTTGTGTTGGATTTAATGATTCACGATATTGATGCTATTTTAAGTGTTGTAAAATCAAAAGTAAAAGAAGTGTATGCAAGTGGAGTATCGGTGATTAGCAAGAGCCCTGATATTGCCAATGCTCGTATTGAATTTGAAAATGGGTGCGTAGCCAATTTAACATCTAGTCGTATTTCTTTAAAAAATATGCGTAAATCACGTTTCTTTCAAAAAGACGCTTATATTTCAGTAGATTATTTAGAGAAAAAAGTAGAAGTAGTAAAAATGAAAGATGCTCCTGAAAATCCAGGTGATTTTGCTTTTATTCTTCAAAATGCAGATGGAGAAAAGAAACAAATTTATTTTGATAATCCTGAAATTGGTACTAATAATGCTATTCTAGATGAATTAGAAACCTTTGCTGATGCTATTGAGAATGATACAATGCCTATTGTAACTTTAGAAGATGGAACTGAAGCATTGCGTGTAGCTAAGCAAGTAATCGATTGTTTTTAA
- a CDS encoding putative transcriptional regulatory protein (Belongs to the TACO1 family.), whose product MGRAFEYRKATKMARWSKMSKAFTKIGKEITMAVKAGGPDPDSNLTLRRAMLNAKGANMPKDNVERAIKKALGSDAKDYQEVVYEGYGPGGVAILVETATDNSTRTVANVRAIFNKHDGNLGTSGSLSFIFDRKGVFEIEASQVEGKDFEELELEFIDGGAEEVEKDDEMIMITTEYDDFGNMANKLEELNIEAKSSGLKRFPTTMVNLTVEQAQPILKMLEKYEDDDDVQNVYHNMEMTDEIIAAMQ is encoded by the coding sequence ATGGGAAGAGCATTTGAATATAGAAAAGCCACAAAGATGGCACGTTGGTCGAAAATGTCAAAGGCATTTACAAAAATAGGAAAGGAAATTACTATGGCAGTAAAAGCAGGAGGACCTGATCCAGATTCTAATTTGACTTTACGAAGAGCTATGTTAAATGCTAAAGGAGCTAACATGCCTAAGGATAATGTAGAACGGGCAATAAAAAAGGCGCTAGGTTCTGATGCAAAAGATTATCAAGAAGTAGTGTATGAAGGTTATGGTCCAGGTGGGGTAGCGATTTTAGTTGAAACAGCAACAGATAATTCTACACGTACAGTAGCGAATGTTCGAGCTATTTTTAATAAGCATGATGGAAATTTAGGTACTTCAGGTTCTTTAAGTTTTATTTTTGATCGTAAAGGAGTTTTTGAAATTGAAGCTTCTCAGGTAGAAGGTAAGGATTTTGAAGAATTAGAGTTAGAATTTATTGATGGAGGAGCAGAAGAGGTAGAGAAAGATGATGAAATGATCATGATTACAACCGAGTATGATGATTTTGGTAATATGGCTAATAAATTAGAGGAACTGAATATAGAAGCTAAATCATCTGGTTTAAAACGTTTTCCTACTACTATGGTAAATTTAACGGTGGAACAAGCGCAACCTATCTTAAAAATGCTTGAAAAATATGAGGATGACGATGATGTTCAAAATGTTTATCACAATATGGAAATGACCGATGAGATTATTGCTGCAATGCAGTAA